One Nicotiana tomentosiformis chromosome 4, ASM39032v3, whole genome shotgun sequence genomic window carries:
- the LOC104120443 gene encoding uncharacterized protein — protein sequence MAVENEEIDTSIGAAGDCYINPKDIICVYFFKLKEFWAEFDALMPCPRCGCDESKKYVEHFQYQRKAEDLCAIHHRSLKLLKALPCLVEKPQEYQITILVCSVVKGTIMPQEIILILEDSTTIILVDIVILEEAITGTSQVQQGAMPGQGTHNVMLNIPHFIQEQYRQIIQLLGKESEGNNSTITTPLPAGMTSCVVTPEVLAKWIVDSGASSYMVHSLSLLVNPKRLNNGKNGTVQLPTGNAASLSHIGSTYINQGQTISNVLHILDFNYNLLYVSKLTKEMRWAVMFFPEFCIFQELSSGQVKGIGREDDGLYIFYSAGVNTTDIQAVVPRPIPRLSTQKNLPTVNMITKNRIKDVALWHKRFGHVLTKTLKTMNIYSAYVKVFRSDNGSEFLNSQGGCVTNVVYIINRLPSTTLQGKSLFEALIGHVSPLDNMRVFGCLGYVTDVRRSDKFAPRAVPAYYLLYVSLLDLNNPIIFSENKLPPYHVAPNVASPDDAPPHNHSESDTFALYEDDVESYVDPLAHSVVIPAEPIFSILAIAELVASRRSSRDSRPPIWLKDYMYHCLAAAIARTDLTVTILVTGENVSV from the exons ATGGCGGTCGAGAATGAAGAAATTGACACAAGCATAGGAGCTGCTGGCG ATTGCTACATTAACCCAAAGGATATCATCTGTGTCTACTTCTTCAAGCTGAAAGAATTCTGGGCAGAATTCGATGCTCTTATGCCCTGCCCTAGGTGTGGTTGTGATGAATCAAAAAAATATGTTGAACATTTCCAGTATCAAAG GAAAGCAGAAGATCTATGTGCCATTCATCACAGGTCTCTGAAGTTACTTAAGGCATTGCCTTGTTTAGTAGAAAAACCACAGGAATACCAAATAACAATACTAGTATGTTCAGTGGTAAAGGGTACAATAATGCCACAGGAAATTATACTCATACTCGAGGACTCAACAACAATTATCCTAGTGGATATAGTTATACTGGAGGAAGCAATTACAG GTACCTCACAAGTTCAACAAGGTGCAATGCCTGGACAGGGGACTCATAATGTGATGCTCAATATTCCACACTTTATTCAAGAACAGTACCGTCAGATAATTCAGCTACTGGGAAAAGAAAGTGAGGGGAACAACTCAACTATAACTACACCATTGCCAGCAGGTATGACATCTTGTGTAGTGACTCCAGAAGTGTTGGCTAAGTGGATAGTGGATTCAGGTGCCTCGAGTTATATGGTACACAGTCTTAGCTTATTAGTTAATCCTAAGAGGTTGAATAATGGTAAGAATGGTACAGTTCAACTTCCTACAGGAAATGCTGCTTCCTTAAGTCACATAGGATCAACTTATATTAACCAGGGCCAAACAATTAGTAATGTACTTCATATACTTGACTTCAACTACAATCTTTTATATGTCTCAAAGCTAACAAAGGAGATGAGATGGGCAGTGATGTTCTTTCCTGAATTTTGCATTTTTCAGGAACTCTCCAGTGGACAGGTGAAGGGGATTGGTAGAGAAGATGATGGTCTTTATATTTTCTATTCTGCAGGGGTCAATACAACTGACATTCAAGCTGTAGTTCCCAGACCAATTCCTAGGCTATCAACTCAAAAGAACTTACCTACTGTTAATATGATCACTAAGAATAGAATAAAGGATGTTGCCTTATGGCATAAGAGGTTCGGACATGTGCTTACAAAGACCTTGAAAACCATG AATATCTATTCAGCATATGTGAAAGTTTTTCGATCAGATAATGGCAGTGAATTTCTCAACTCTCAA GGTGGGTGTGTCACCAATGTTGTGTATATTATAAATAGGCTACCTTCAACAACCCttcaaggtaagtctctttttgAAGCTTTAATTGGTCATGTTTCTCCTTTGGACAATATGAGAGTGTTTGGATGTCTAGGATATGTAACTGATGTGAGAAGATCAGATAAGTTTGCTCCTAGAGCTGTTCCAGCT TACTATCTCCTCTATGTTTCCTTGCTAGATCTCAATAATCCTATTATTTTCTCTGAGAACAAGTTACCTCCATATCATGTTGCACCTAATGTTGCATCACCAGATGATGCAcctcctcacaatcactcagagAGTGACACCTTTGCACTCTATGAGGATGATGTAGAGTCTTATGTTGATCCTCTTGCTCATTCAGTAGTCATCCCTGCTGAGCCAATATTTTCTATATTGGCTA